A DNA window from Acropora palmata chromosome 12, jaAcrPala1.3, whole genome shotgun sequence contains the following coding sequences:
- the LOC141859444 gene encoding uncharacterized protein LOC141859444 yields MPSWIQIKKLISKLAKEKDNEQLKDWIKPCINHVHWNATTTPSGNGKIIWAKFKSFLSHIVNKHSDLDDPLFNKCAHGDITDRTWLHTDDKAYERLCKVLTTNSLRKGIRLASPTDQTDCLEGFHSVLNQFAPKLIAYSYVGMFCRHILAALHFNYN; encoded by the exons ATGCCATCCTGGATAC AGATCAAGAAACTTATTtcaaaacttgcaaaagagaaagacaaTGAACAGCTTAAGGATTGGATAAAGCCATGCATAAATCATGTTCACTGGAATGCTACAACCACACCAAgtggaaatggaaaaattatcTGGGCCAAGTTTAAATCATTCTTGAGCCACATTGTCAACAAACATTCGGACTTAGATGATCCTCTCTTTAATAAATGTGCCCATGGGGATATTACTGATAGGACATGGCTTCATACAG ATGACAAAGCCTATGAAAGATTATGCAAAGTGCTTACAACAAACAGCCTGAGGAAGGGGATTCGACTGGCATCACCAACCGACCAAACAGATTGCTTGGAGGGGTTCCATTCTGTCTTAAACCAGTTTGCCCCAAAACTGATTGCATATTCTTATGTTGGGATGTTTTGCAG GCACATTCTAGCTGCACTTCACTTCAATTACAATTAA
- the LOC141860347 gene encoding uncharacterized protein LOC141860347 → MLRCKCGNCSQELLRNISECYCCQELDECVESIDLVQEALPEGQNLSCITDHPGFKPVVLDKRSIRMAVFRFNTKEEKTYKETGSEERLMRAVAYRQFARLVYGFLGKKRIPLQPVHTLSSQEPTPYKTMKN, encoded by the exons ATGCTAAGGTGTAAATGCGGAAACTGCAGCCAAGAACTCCTAAGAAATATCAGCGAGTGTTATTGCTGCCAGGAATTGGATGAATGCGTTGAATCAATTGACCTCGTACAAGAAGCTCTCCCAGAAGGCCAAAACTTGTCCTGCATAACCGACCACCCAGGCTTTAAGCCCGTCGTTTTAGATAAACGGAGCATCAGAATGGCCGTTTTCAGATTTAACActaaagaggaaaaaacttaCAAAGAGACAGGATCAGAAGAAAG ATTAATGCGAGCGGTTGCGTATCGTCAGTTTGCACGGCTAGTGTATGGGTTTCTTGGGAAGAAACGAATTCCACTGCAGCCTGTGCATACACTATCATCACAAGAACCTACCCCCTACAAGACTATGAAGAACTAA